The genomic DNA ATTGCGATATTATGGCATTTATTAGATCTGAAATCTTTTGAAACAATCTTACATGGTATTACTTATGTGGTACTTACCTTTTTATTCGTCAAACTTTTAATCAATAAAGGATTTAAAGCGAAATTAAGTGACTATCGGATTAACTCACACAAATTTAAACTCAGTTATCTATTAATTGGCTTTCTCATTCCGATTATAAATATCATCATTTATTGCGTCTTTATTCCTGGACACTTTGAAATAACGAAAGTTGATACTGTAACAAAATATCTCGACATGTTATTTGAAATTGTCGTTTTAGGTGGTATGTGTGCGCCAATAGCTGAAGAATTAACAGTGCGAGGCTTATTAATGGGCTACATTGAAAAGAAAACAAATATGACCTTCGCCATCATTGTGACATCAGTACTATTCGCTTTAGTCCATTTGTTTAACGGCAGTATGTCTGGGGTCAGTCTAATATTACTAGTCATAAGTGGCACGATCGCTGGTATATTATATGGTCTAACAACGTATAAATTTAATTCTATTTGGCCAAGTATCTTTATGCATATGTGTTGGAATTTATCAGACCTTATTCATATTACAACGCATAATGATGAATACGGCGTAATTCAATATATTATTAAAGTGAATAACGTACTCCTAACAGGTGGCGCATACGGTAATACCTCTTCACTCGTAGCAATTGTATTATTTTTAATAGCAATTATTTTAATAGCAATGAAAAAGCATATATAAACTAAATCAATATAATTTAAGAGCAAAGCGATAATGTAACTTTGCTCTT from Staphylococcus taiwanensis includes the following:
- a CDS encoding CPBP family intramembrane metalloprotease; translated protein: MSLIIKYLKMIGVIILTFILTVIAQNIAILWHLLDLKSFETILHGITYVVLTFLFVKLLINKGFKAKLSDYRINSHKFKLSYLLIGFLIPIINIIIYCVFIPGHFEITKVDTVTKYLDMLFEIVVLGGMCAPIAEELTVRGLLMGYIEKKTNMTFAIIVTSVLFALVHLFNGSMSGVSLILLVISGTIAGILYGLTTYKFNSIWPSIFMHMCWNLSDLIHITTHNDEYGVIQYIIKVNNVLLTGGAYGNTSSLVAIVLFLIAIILIAMKKHI